From Ignavibacterium sp.:
AAAAAATGCTGATCAGTTAAAATTCTATTTGCACAAACTTAAAGGCACTTATCTGACATTGGGAATAGAAAATTTGATTGAGTACTTTAAGATTTTAAGCGAAGCTGCTGTTCAAAACAATATAAATGAAGAGACATTCAAAACATTTGCTGACTTTTCAAATAAGTCAGAGAAAATTCTTGAGGAAATTTCTATTCTGAAAGAAAAGTATCAACACATTTCTTTAACCTGATTTGTTAAATGAATTCTAATCAAAAAAAGAATGCACCATATAATCGGACATTAAAATTAACCTCTGAAGATACCAGGAATCTTTCTCCATTATTATTAAGGATAAATTCTAAAAGTAAACTTTGTGAAATCGAAAATAGAATCTTAAATCAGGACTTGTTCGAAGCGATTGATTACTTGCCGGAAAAATTTGTGGATTTATTATTCATCGATCCACCTTACAATATGAATAAGAAATTTTCAAGCGTAAACTTCAGAAAAAAATCATTAACGGATTATGAAGCGTGGTTAGAAAGCTGGTTCCGAAAAATAATTCCCTTACTAAAACCTGATGCATCTGTTTACTTTTGCTCTGACTGGCAAACTTCGATCGCAGTTTTTAATGTGCTCAATAAATATCTTAAAGTAAGAAACAGAATTACCTGGGAAAGAGAAAAGGGCAGAGGTTCAGTCAAAAATTGGAAGAACTGTCACGAAGACATCTGGTTCTGCACCTTATCAGATAATTACTACTTCAATGCTGATGCAGTTAAACTTAAACGCCGTGTCCTTGCACCTTATCGGGATGAAAATAAAAATCCGAAAGATTGGAAAGCAGAAACAGAAGGTAATTATCGTTTAACTCATCCTTCAAACATCTGGACAGATTTAACTATTCCATTCTGGTCAATGCCTGAAAATACTGAGCATCCAACTCAGAAACCTGAAAAGCTTTTAGCCAAGATAATACTCGCTAGTTCGCGGGAAGGCGATTTTGTATTTGATCCATTTTGTGGTGTTGGAACTTCGTTGGTTGTTGCGAAAAAACTGAATCGAAAGTTTTGTGGAATTGAACTCGAGAAAAAATATGCTCTTCTTTCACTCAAGAGATTAGCTCTTGCTGAAATCGATAAATCAATTCAGGGATATGCTGACGGCGTATTTTGGGAAAGAAATACACTTCGTGAGCAACTCATAAATAAAAAATCGAAATAAATTCCGTAACTTTGCATGCGAAATTTTGAAACGGGTGCCGGCTAACAGGTCAATACCCAACTCCGTCAGGTCCGGAAGGAAGCAGCGGTAAGTATCTGACTTGTGTAGCTTGGTGCCCTTTTTAATATGCTTCTGCAGGAATCAAAAACTCTAATCTTCCTCTTCCGAAATTCAGCATTCCATCAAAACTAATTTTAGCAATTGCAGCTGGTGGAAAACTTAGATTAAGGTGGTTATTGCTGCAAAGGTTTGAAATATGATTTGATAAATCAGGTTGATGACCAACAACAGCAATATTATTTCCTTGGTAAACAGACAGAACATCAATCAGACTGCCGGTGCTACAACCCGCCGCAATATTATTTTCTCTTATCAGTTTTTCTTTTACACTGAAAACTTCCGCAATTACATTTGCAGTTTGCTCGGCTCTCACATAAGGTGAATATAAAATCATATCAAATGTCGAAATAATTTTCTTCCAACCTTCAGACGCCTTTTTAATCAATTCAATTCCATCCGAAGTAAGTTCTCTTTCAAAATCTTTCTTTGGTGGAATTAATTTTTCTGAAATGCTGTGGCGGATTAAGTATAAATTCATTCTTCACTTTGATAGTTTACAGTAATTACAGTGATATTGCGATGTGATTCCATCAACAACTTACTTAAGCTTCTTCCGGCAGATGAATTTAATTTATTATCCATTTCATTTTTGTCTTTGGCAGTTAGCTCACAAAAATGACTGTATTTCTGATCTAACAATAAATTACTTTCAACTTCTGCCAACTTAACTTCAGTTCCATTTATTTCTGTTAACAAAGGCAAAAAACTATTTCTGAAAAAATTCAAAAAATTGTTTTCATTCGATTTATGTATGAATATTAAAAGTTTATACATTAGCATTTAATTATGAATGATGAAAGAATGTCATTAAAAAGTTTTTCATTTTCTTTATAAACTGCTTTTGAACCTTCAATCAGCAATAAATACTTTTTATTTCCACAACTATGTTCAAATGTTTGATAGAAACGCTTCAAATCCTGTTTGAGTTCAGATTGACGGATTTTATAATTCCCAATTTCTTTAGCCACACTTAGTTTTTCATTCACATAGATTTCTGCGGAATCAGTCAAAGGAATTTTAATTATTCCGATTGTTGAACCGAGTTTCTGATTTACAAAATAAATTCCTTTGATATTTCTGTTTAAATCCTGACTTAAAGAAACATTATAAATTTTTGACCATTCTTTTGGAATCTGAAATTTGAAATCATTTTCGTCAGCAACAAAAGTATTGTTATCTGCGGAGTATTCAAGAAGATCGTTAATAGATTTTTTATTTAATATATGATTTGATGAAAGCTCCGCCTGAGTATTATTTATTTCTTTCAGAATAATAGAATCAAATAAATTTTTATTGCTTACATATCTGAATCCGGAAATATCAAAAACAAAAGTGTCAATTGAATCGGATATTGATGTGAATTTTGGTTTGGGAATTTTTGTTCGAATCAAACTATCGGTTAGTTCAACGATATTCTGAAATATTGAATCTTTGGGCGAACTGAAAAAAGTAAAAGTACGGAAAACCAGATTGAATTTATTTTCGTTTGGATAGTAAAGTGAATATCTCTGAAGATTAAATACATCATAAGATTTGAATTCTTCTTTTACCTCAATAACTGTTCTGTTGTTGTATGATTTCCACTTTGCTGTTAAATACCCGTTTAGGGAAACATCTTTTAATAAAAGATTTAAAGAGTCATCTATAACTGCAAGAAGATTATAAGCAGGAATCGGATGTTCAAGAAGGATTGAGTAAACTTTTTTATTGTCGATCAGAGCACTGTCAATTTCAATTTTATTGTAAGTAAAAGATTTATCTTTTGCTTTATCGAATAATCCGGCGATTGGATTTTTTGAAATGTCCGTGCTGTCCAAAGCTGATGTTAACAGAAGGTATAATTTTTTCCCATCAACTAAAGGAAAATGTTTTTCCTCTTTACCAAATTGACAGGAATAAAATATGAAAGCAATGGAAATGACTGATGTTAATATGAACTTTTTCATCTTGCTGACAAAAATATAAAACTAATTTGATTTTTTTATCTTCAGATTTATTTTTCAACCGAAATTTATCAACTATAATCTCAACGAGTATATTGAAAAAATTTTTTCTGCTTAATCTTTTCTTCCTGATATTCTCTGTAATGTCTTACAGTCAGAAAATCCAGGTTCCTCAAATCGTTCTTACCAACATCGAATTTGAAATAAAGATTAGTGATTATCCTGATACCAATTCTTCAATTCCAATTAAAATTATCTCATCCGAAGGCAAATTAATTTCAGAGCATCATTTAAACCGTCAAGAAAAACAGTTTTCTGGTAAAATTAAATTGCCTGATAGTGGAAAGTATTTTATTGAATTAAATGGAAAAAGAAATGATTCAACAATTAATGTCATTCCCGGATTCCTGAGTATCATTCCACCTTTGATTGCAATTTTTGTTGCCCTCATCTTCCGTCAGGTTTTATTTTCACTTCTGCTTGGAATATTTGCCGGAACATTTTTTCTTTATGATTATAATCCTTTAATTGCTTTTATGCGACTTGTTGATGTGTATGTTATAAATTCTTTGATAGATAAATCTCACATTCAGATAATTGTGTTTACTTTGATGTTTGGTGGAGTTATCGGTTTGATGTCTAAATCAGGAGGAACAACAGGAATTGCAAATCTTTTAATACCGTTGGCAAAGAACAGAAAATCAGGAATGCTTGCTACCTGGCTTTCAGGCATAATAATATTTTTTGATGATTATGCTAACACGCTTGTTGTTGGAAATTTAATGCGACCACTAACAGATAAATTAAAAATTTCCCGTGAGAAACTTGCTTTTATCGTTGATGCAACTTCAGCACCGGTTGCCAGCATTTTTTTGATAAGTTCCTGGATCGGTTATGAAGTTGGTTTAATTCAGGATGGTTTCAAAGTGATTGGTTCAAATGTTAATGCTTATAATGTTTTCCTTGATACAATAATTTTCCGCTTCTATCCTATTGCTATGTTAATTTTTATACC
This genomic window contains:
- a CDS encoding site-specific DNA-methyltransferase, with amino-acid sequence MNSNQKKNAPYNRTLKLTSEDTRNLSPLLLRINSKSKLCEIENRILNQDLFEAIDYLPEKFVDLLFIDPPYNMNKKFSSVNFRKKSLTDYEAWLESWFRKIIPLLKPDASVYFCSDWQTSIAVFNVLNKYLKVRNRITWEREKGRGSVKNWKNCHEDIWFCTLSDNYYFNADAVKLKRRVLAPYRDENKNPKDWKAETEGNYRLTHPSNIWTDLTIPFWSMPENTEHPTQKPEKLLAKIILASSREGDFVFDPFCGVGTSLVVAKKLNRKFCGIELEKKYALLSLKRLALAEIDKSIQGYADGVFWERNTLREQLINKKSK
- the sixA gene encoding phosphohistidine phosphatase SixA; the encoded protein is MNLYLIRHSISEKLIPPKKDFERELTSDGIELIKKASEGWKKIISTFDMILYSPYVRAEQTANVIAEVFSVKEKLIRENNIAAGCSTGSLIDVLSVYQGNNIAVVGHQPDLSNHISNLCSNNHLNLSFPPAAIAKISFDGMLNFGRGRLEFLIPAEAY